A single genomic interval of Cyprinus carpio isolate SPL01 chromosome B24, ASM1834038v1, whole genome shotgun sequence harbors:
- the LOC109068064 gene encoding immunoglobulin lambda-like polypeptide 5: MIVYNRFHYRAVCVYLSVTEVFVRRFHENEALWYTFGGGTKLTITGPAVKPSVSLLPPSSLQISGDSAALLCLLSSYSPQGAQVSWMLDGSEVTEGVQTSAESERGTDATAAAAS; this comes from the exons ATGATAGTGTATAACAG ATTTCATTATAGAGCAG tttgtgtttatttgagtgtgacggaggtttttgtacgacgcTTTCACGAGAATGAAGCACTGTGGTACACTTTTGGTGGAGGAACTAAACTGACGATCA ctggTCCCGCAGTGAAGCCCTCCGTGTCTCTGCTGCCtccctcttctctgcagatctctggagactcagccgcactgctctgcctgctcagctcttactctccacagggggcGCAGGTGAGCTGGATGCTGGACGGGTCAGAGGTCACCGAGGGGGTTCAGACCAGCGCAGAGAGCGAGCGGGGGACGGACGCTACAGCCGCAGCAGCGTCCTGA
- the LOC122142283 gene encoding tripartite motif-containing protein 16 — MPSSTRIMAPQIKKTGRKIKAGNTPAEKLPIYEPNIPEPTSREELLKYWLNISLDERTANKVLWLTEGGAKVSRMTDEVCPYLDRPERFDHSPQVLCKESVWASRCYWEVLYSGWVVIGAAYEGAGRKAGDGPCGLGENEESWGLGWAGSCYEAWHKGTSSRVSDVPQCCTIGVYVDQPAGLLCFYTVETDEDSKKKEVKLLHRFKNPIKEKILPGFWVGRQSSCLILKKEE, encoded by the exons ATGCCTTCAAGCACAAGAATTATGGCGCCTCAAATCAAGAAGACAG GAAGGAAAATCAAAGCCGGAAATACTCCTGCTG AAAAACTTCCAATTTATGAGCCAAACATCCCAGAACCGACGTCCCGAGAGGAGCTGCTCAAAT ACTGGCTCAATATTTCATTGGACGAACGAACTGCCAATAAAGTGCTGTGGTTGACTGAGGGCGGGGCTAAAGTGTCCCGCATGACAGATGAGGTGTGTCCTTACCTGGACAGGCCAGAGAGATTTGACCACAGTCctcag gtgctATGTAAGGAGTCTGTCTGGGCGTCGCGCTGTTATTGGGAGGTGCTGTACTCTGGCTGGGTGGTTATAGGAGCAGCATATGAGGGTGCTGGGAGGAAGGCAGGCGACGGTCCCTGTGGCCTCGGGGAGAACGAGGAGTCGTGGGGTCTGGGTTGGGCCGGATCCTGCTATGAAGCCTGGCATAAAGGAACCAGCAGCAGAGTGTCAGACGTGCCTCAGTGCTGCACTATAGGGGTGTATGTGGATCAGCCCGCAGGTCTGCTCTGCTTCTACACCGTGGAGACAGATGAAGattcaaagaaaaaagaagtaaaaCTTCTTCACAGGTTTAAAAATCCTATAAAGGAGAAAATTCTGCCAGGTTTCTGGGTGGGAAGACAGTCCTCTTGCTTAATACTCAAGAAAGAGGAATGA